A genomic window from Exiguobacterium acetylicum DSM 20416 includes:
- a CDS encoding DNA-directed RNA polymerase subunit alpha, which translates to MIEIEKPKIETIELSENATFGKFVVEPLERGFGTTLGNSLRRILLSSLPGAAVTAVQIDGVLHEFSTIDGVVEDVTQIILNLKKLALKVYSEEEKTLEIDIQGAGVVTAANITHDSDVEILNPELHIATLAEGASLHMRLTARRGRGYVQAEDNKRDDMPIGVIPIDSIYTPIQRVNYQVEKTRVGQDASFDKLTLDVWTDGSIRPEEAVSLGAKIMTEHLNIFVGLTDEALHAEIMVEKEEDQKEKVLEMTIEELDLSVRSYNCLKRAGINTVQELANKSEDEMMKVRNLGRKSLEEVQAKLDELGLGLRKED; encoded by the coding sequence ATGATCGAAATCGAAAAACCGAAGATTGAAACGATCGAGTTAAGCGAGAACGCTACGTTTGGTAAATTCGTAGTTGAGCCGCTTGAGCGTGGATTCGGTACAACGCTTGGTAACTCATTGCGTCGTATCCTATTGTCTTCACTTCCGGGTGCTGCAGTCACTGCAGTCCAAATCGATGGCGTTCTTCATGAGTTCTCGACGATTGATGGCGTTGTAGAAGACGTTACCCAAATCATCTTGAACCTTAAGAAACTCGCCCTCAAAGTGTACTCGGAAGAAGAGAAAACGCTTGAGATCGATATTCAAGGCGCTGGTGTTGTCACTGCTGCGAACATTACGCATGACAGCGACGTCGAAATCCTCAACCCAGAACTTCACATCGCAACGCTTGCAGAAGGTGCATCACTTCATATGCGTCTTACAGCACGCCGTGGTCGTGGGTATGTTCAGGCTGAAGATAACAAACGGGACGATATGCCAATCGGTGTAATCCCAATCGACTCGATTTACACGCCAATTCAACGTGTAAATTATCAAGTTGAAAAAACACGTGTCGGTCAAGATGCGAGCTTCGATAAGTTGACGCTTGATGTTTGGACGGACGGTTCAATCCGCCCTGAAGAAGCAGTGTCACTCGGTGCGAAAATCATGACAGAACACTTAAACATCTTTGTTGGTCTTACGGACGAAGCGCTCCATGCTGAAATCATGGTCGAAAAGGAAGAAGATCAAAAAGAAAAAGTACTCGAAATGACGATCGAAGAACTCGATCTCTCAGTTCGTTCGTACAACTGTTTGAAACGCGCTGGTATCAACACGGTTCAAGAACTCGCGAACAAGAGCGAAGACGAGATGATGAAAGTCCGTAACCTCGGACGTAAATCACTCGAGGAAGTTCAAGCGAAACTCGACGAACTCGGACTAGGCTTGCGCAAAGAAGACTAA
- the rplQ gene encoding 50S ribosomal protein L17, whose product MAYSKLGRTSSQRKALLRDLATDLIINERIQTTEQKAKELRPVVEKLITLGKRGDLHARRQVASFVRREAAGQNAEGKAQDAIQKLFADVAPRFAERQGGYTRIMKMGPRRGDGAEMVIIELV is encoded by the coding sequence ATGGCATACTCGAAATTAGGCCGTACAAGCTCACAACGTAAGGCACTTTTGCGTGACCTTGCGACTGATCTCATCATCAATGAGCGTATCCAAACTACAGAACAAAAAGCGAAGGAACTTCGTCCAGTCGTAGAGAAACTCATCACTTTAGGTAAACGCGGTGATCTCCACGCTCGTCGTCAAGTTGCATCGTTCGTTCGCCGTGAAGCTGCTGGTCAAAACGCAGAGGGCAAAGCACAAGACGCGATCCAAAAATTATTCGCTGATGTGGCTCCACGTTTTGCTGAGCGTCAAGGTGGTTACACACGCATCATGAAAATGGGACCACGTCGTGGTGACGGCGCAGAAATGGTCATCATCGAACTCGTTTAA
- a CDS encoding energy-coupling factor ABC transporter ATP-binding protein encodes MDKLIELEQVTYRYPEQEQAALHEVSLTIRSGEWVAIVGHNGSGKSTLTKLFNGLLLPETGTVTVAERFSSANPEQLWEMRRAIGIVFQNPDNQFVGTTVRDDVAFALENWGVPREEMVRRIDDSLARVGLTDFVDREPHQLSGGQKQRVAIASALAMRPDVLVLDEATSMLDPLARQEVMSTVQELHATHPMAVIAITHELDEVLRASRVIVMDAGKIVLEGSPQEVFRHASFLEDIGLDVPFVVRVQERLRAQGLSLEETILDERELVNRLCQS; translated from the coding sequence ATGGACAAGCTGATTGAACTGGAACAGGTCACCTATCGGTATCCGGAACAGGAGCAAGCAGCCCTACACGAGGTCTCTCTGACGATTCGTTCAGGTGAATGGGTCGCCATCGTTGGTCACAACGGCTCTGGAAAATCAACGCTGACGAAATTGTTTAATGGATTGTTGTTACCGGAGACAGGGACCGTTACGGTTGCTGAGCGCTTTTCAAGTGCGAATCCGGAGCAACTGTGGGAGATGCGCCGAGCAATCGGCATCGTCTTCCAAAATCCAGATAATCAATTCGTTGGCACGACCGTGCGCGACGACGTGGCATTTGCTCTAGAAAACTGGGGTGTGCCACGCGAGGAAATGGTTCGTCGTATCGACGACAGTCTAGCGCGCGTTGGCCTTACGGATTTTGTTGATCGGGAACCCCATCAACTATCCGGCGGACAGAAGCAGCGTGTCGCAATCGCTTCGGCGCTTGCGATGCGCCCTGATGTTCTCGTGCTCGATGAAGCTACATCGATGCTTGATCCATTAGCACGACAAGAGGTCATGTCGACCGTTCAGGAACTCCATGCGACCCACCCAATGGCGGTCATCGCGATTACACACGAATTAGACGAAGTATTACGGGCTAGTCGTGTCATCGTCATGGATGCCGGGAAAATCGTATTAGAAGGATCCCCTCAGGAAGTCTTTCGTCATGCATCGTTCTTAGAAGACATCGGACTCGATGTTCCATTCGTTGTTCGGGTACAAGAACGTTTACGGGCGCAAGGTCTCTCACTCGAGGAGACGATACTAGATGAAAGAGAATTGGTGAACCGTTTATGCCAATCTTAA
- a CDS encoding energy-coupling factor transporter ATPase, with translation MPILIQELNYTYQLNSPFERVALRDVNLEIPSGALVAFVGHTGSGKSTLVQHINGLLKPTAGKVQVDDIIVEPKKKQDLKPLRRRVGLVFQYPEYQLFEETVLKDVMFGPMNFGHDAAKAEQLAKEALRTVGLDEVFWSRSPFDLSGGQMRRVAIAGVLASQPDVLIVDEPTAGLDPQGRKHMLSLFARLHAETGMTLLLITHDMDQVLEYAERVIVMEDAQVAFDGLPLDLFKEETLLEQFHLDLPHVLSLAWQVADQRGLERPDIRTETELIEWLMTKGVSE, from the coding sequence ATGCCAATCTTAATCCAGGAATTAAATTATACGTATCAACTCAATAGTCCGTTCGAACGAGTCGCGCTACGTGATGTGAATCTTGAGATTCCGTCAGGGGCGCTTGTTGCGTTTGTAGGGCATACCGGATCCGGGAAATCGACGCTCGTGCAGCACATCAATGGGTTGCTCAAGCCGACAGCGGGGAAGGTACAAGTCGATGACATCATCGTCGAACCGAAGAAAAAACAAGACCTCAAGCCATTAAGACGTCGCGTCGGGCTTGTTTTTCAATATCCGGAATATCAATTGTTCGAAGAGACGGTCTTAAAGGATGTCATGTTCGGTCCGATGAACTTCGGTCATGACGCCGCGAAGGCTGAGCAATTAGCGAAAGAGGCATTACGGACTGTCGGACTCGATGAAGTCTTTTGGAGTCGTTCGCCGTTTGACCTGTCTGGTGGGCAAATGAGGCGTGTTGCAATTGCCGGCGTACTCGCTAGTCAACCAGACGTGTTGATCGTCGATGAGCCGACGGCAGGACTCGATCCGCAAGGGCGCAAGCATATGCTGAGTCTGTTTGCCCGGCTCCATGCAGAGACCGGTATGACGTTGCTCCTGATCACGCACGACATGGATCAGGTGCTTGAGTATGCCGAGCGTGTCATCGTCATGGAAGACGCCCAGGTGGCGTTTGACGGGCTACCGCTTGATCTGTTTAAAGAAGAGACTTTGCTCGAGCAATTCCATCTCGATCTTCCACATGTCTTATCGCTTGCTTGGCAAGTCG